The genomic region AAAGCGACTAACTTTCGTCAGCCGCCGTTTGCATATACTATTTACATTTATGCTTATTCTTCGCATTGTCTACCAAGTATTGCAGAATAATATAATTTAGCCAAACTTTTTGCACGAGTTACTAATTTAGATTCATTCCAATCATCATGCGCTTCAATAAACTTATGCATCCATTCATACGATGATTTTTTATAAATCTCAATTTTATTCTTATAATTCAAATTATCTGCTTCTTTATTCAATCTTTCCTCTAGTACAATCAGATTCCCTATATTAAGCGTGGTGTCTCCAAGTGACTCACTTAATACATGCTCAATGCTAGATTCGTCATCAAATGTTTCAGCATTTGAATAATATGAATTGATCTTGTTCAAGGTATATTTTGTCTTGACATTTGAAGGATTTTCTTTTTTTGAAAATGTAAGCTTCACAAAATTATCTTCAAACTCTTGGTAACTCGGATACAGATTATCAATTTCACTCATTAAGTTAGCAACAATACTTCTAACCTGTGCTTTATCTGCACATCTACGCAAACTGATCGCAAAATTAGAATACAGCGATTCTAATTTATTTGTTGGTAATACAGCTATTGCATTATAGGCAAAATGAAAATTTTCAAGTTTTACAACGATTTCTTTTAACTCTTTTAAAGTTAATAGGTTCTTTTCTTTTATTTCAAACAAAGCCAATAATGCTACTCTTACTTGTATTATACCAAAATAGTTTGTTAAAACATTTAAACTCTGAACTAATCCAAAATATTCTTTTCTATTGCCATAATCATCACGTACGGGATGAATGATTTTAATATAATTCTTTACATCATATTCCAATTCATTCAAAAATGTTAAAAATCTTTCTTTGTTTTTAGGAGTGATCATTGAATTAAAGCTACTGTACAATTTTTTATCAGAAACTTTTTTGTATTTTGATATCCAAAAATGCCTATAAAATGTAGCTAAACCAACACTCTCTTGACAAGAATTCAAAATTGATTTTAGATTCTTCCATTTTTCTTGCGCAATGTCTGCAGGCTCAATATCATCAAGAACTTCAAAGATTTTATTTTTTATTAAATCAATATCCGTTAGTCTTTTTCCTTTTGCATTAAGTATTTCAAAAATTAAATTTGCTTGTTTCTTATCAAAGGTAGATATTGATACAAAAATCGTATTTAAAATTTGATCTCGAATACCTTTTAATATTTCGATATATGGAATTTCATCAACCTCTTTATCTCCAAAATTGTTTTTAAGAAATTTTCTAATTTTTATTTCATCAAGGTTGTCAAAAAAGTAATTATAAGCATCTTTAATACATTCCTCTTCTTCAGATGATGGTTCTTGTTTAATCTGCTTGCTTCTGTCCTGTATAAAAAACGAAAAGAACGGGTAGTGACTATTGCTTTGTAAAATTCTAACCTCTTCACCATCATCATCCGTTGTCATGATATATTTAAAAATCTGTTCGCTAAGTACACTTTCTCCTAATTTTATGAATGTATCAGATAAAGCGGAAAACAAAATTGTGATAGAGGTCAATCTCTGTTGACCATCAACTACTTCTATTTTTGAAGCATTACTTTCTGAATAATCTCCAACAAAAAGCATAGTGCCTAAAAAATACTGATCAAT from Oscillospiraceae bacterium harbors:
- a CDS encoding DUF262 domain-containing protein: MIFRPTNSKEIRYMNIKTYDKTIKELLLSGKQFIIPRFQRAYSWEKNNYKEFFEDILNCLTIKNGKVIIDQYFLGTMLFVGDYSESNASKIEVVDGQQRLTSITILFSALSDTFIKLGESVLSEQIFKYIMTTDDDGEEVRILQSNSHYPFFSFFIQDRSKQIKQEPSSEEEECIKDAYNYFFDNLDEIKIRKFLKNNFGDKEVDEIPYIEILKGIRDQILNTIFVSISTFDKKQANLIFEILNAKGKRLTDIDLIKNKIFEVLDDIEPADIAQEKWKNLKSILNSCQESVGLATFYRHFWISKYKKVSDKKLYSSFNSMITPKNKERFLTFLNELEYDVKNYIKIIHPVRDDYGNRKEYFGLVQSLNVLTNYFGIIQVRVALLALFEIKEKNLLTLKELKEIVVKLENFHFAYNAIAVLPTNKLESLYSNFAISLRRCADKAQVRSIVANLMSEIDNLYPSYQEFEDNFVKLTFSKKENPSNVKTKYTLNKINSYYSNAETFDDESSIEHVLSESLGDTTLNIGNLIVLEERLNKEADNLNYKNKIEIYKKSSYEWMHKFIEAHDDWNESKLVTRAKSLAKLYYSAILGRQCEE